A portion of the Flavobacterium limnophilum genome contains these proteins:
- the pflA gene encoding pyruvate formate-lyase-activating protein, which translates to MYFPEQPNHLLNDTDFDSLRIHSLETFGTHDGPGIRMIVFVQGCQFRCLYCQNPDSIDIHGGSLVTIDELVTKALKQKSYFGKQGGVTVSGGEPLLQRAKLITFFDRLHEQGINTCLDSNGRVLDAQTKEVLDRTDLLMLDVKHINEEWHKKLTGLNNSTTLKVAEYRESTGKPMWLRYVLVPGWTDQEEYLHEWAKHFSGYKSVERVEIIPFHQMGKHKWELLNMEYALAETPSPTAETLEKVKAIFDLYLDNVKIK; encoded by the coding sequence ATGTACTTCCCAGAACAACCCAACCATTTATTAAACGATACCGACTTTGATTCTTTAAGAATACATTCCTTGGAAACCTTTGGGACACACGATGGACCAGGAATACGAATGATTGTTTTCGTTCAAGGATGCCAATTTCGATGCCTGTATTGTCAAAACCCGGATTCAATAGATATTCACGGAGGTTCATTGGTTACCATCGATGAACTTGTTACCAAAGCATTAAAACAAAAATCTTATTTTGGAAAGCAGGGCGGAGTCACCGTTTCTGGTGGAGAACCTTTGTTGCAAAGAGCCAAATTAATTACATTTTTTGACCGTTTGCACGAACAAGGCATCAACACTTGCCTGGATTCGAATGGACGCGTTTTGGACGCACAAACCAAGGAAGTTTTGGACAGAACCGATTTGTTGATGCTGGACGTGAAACACATCAACGAAGAATGGCACAAAAAATTGACCGGTTTAAACAATAGTACCACCTTGAAAGTGGCAGAATACCGTGAAAGCACTGGCAAACCGATGTGGTTGCGCTACGTTTTGGTGCCAGGCTGGACCGATCAAGAAGAATATTTGCACGAATGGGCCAAACATTTTTCGGGTTATAAATCAGTCGAAAGAGTGGAGATTATTCCTTTCCACCAAATGGGGAAACACAAATGGGAACTGTTGAATATGGAGTATGCACTTGCAGAAACACCTTCTCCCACAGCAGAAACGTTGGAAAAAGTAAAAGCCATTTTTGACTTGTATTTGGACAACGTGAAAATAAAATAA